The stretch of DNA CATTTCAGAATGCCATTTTCTATCTCAAGTCCTTTGTAGACAAGGGTGGTGCGCAGCTATATGTTCCGGAAGGCAGGTGGCTTATCGGATGCATCAATCTTACTAGCCATCTTACCCTATTCCTTGAAAAAGATGCCATCATTCTTGGTGCTCAGGTTAAGACTATAGCCATCTTACCCTATTCCTTGAAAAAGATGCCATCATTCTTGGTGCTCAGGTTAAgactataaatttttaaaaaaggaaTAACTAAGTTCTTTTATTTGGGGAGCACAAGTTTTCAGAATCTATCAGAATGTGAATTATTCTACGCTGAAGTCTTTATCTTTAAATGTTGTTTATGCAGGATTACAGTCAGTGGAGTGTCGTTGGACCACTGCCTTCTTATGGTGGAGGCCTCGAGGTACCTGGTAGGTATCGCAGCTTGATCACTGGGCAGAATTTAACTGATGTGGTTATAACAGGTTACGCATTTTGGCCTGAATTTCCCAGTTCAATATCGTATTGTTAGTTACCATGACAGTATTCTGATTCTGATGTGATCTATTTGTGTATTGTACCATCTTTACAGGCAATAATGGAACTATTGATGGTCAGGGTTTGGTTTGGTGGGAACAGATGAAAGAACGTTCCTCAAATCACAGTCGACCACATTTAATAGAATTCATTGGCTCCACCAATGTTTTTATATCGAACTTAACCTTCTTGAATGCACCTGCTTCGAACATACACCCTACTTATTGCAGGTAGATTTCTTAATTTTTGTACCTGAACCATttgttttattatatattacatTAAGCATATGACCTCTAAATCATTTTTATTCTAAAGTCTGCTTTTCTGTTCTGTTTCTTTTATGAAGCTACTTGCGAGTCCAGAACATAACCATATATTCTCCACCTGACTCTCCATATACTAGCGGAATAGTTCCAGGTTCGTCGATATCCAGATCCCTTTCAGTAAATCACACGCATTAACTGGTTCAGGGTTTGATGTAAAATATTGTTACTTCAGATTCTTCCAAGCATATTTGCATTGAGAACTGCAACATTAGCATGGGATATGATGCAATTGCTCTTAAAAGTGGTTGGGATGAGTATGGCATTGCATATGGCAAACCAACCACCAAAGTTCACATTCGAGAGGTTCACCTGACAGCTTCTTCGGGATCGGGAATAGCATTTGGCAGTGAAATGTCTGGTGGCATTTCGAATATTCTAGTCGAGCACATTCATATACTTGATTCATTATCCGGCATTCAGCTAAAGACAGCGAGAGGAAGGGGTGGCTatatcaaaaacataaaaatatcagATGTTTTCATGGAAAATTTGAAGGAAGGAATCGAAGCTACAGGTCATTATGATTCTCATCCAGATAAAAATTTTGATCCGGATGCTCTTCCAGTGGTTAGTGAAATCTCAGTTAAGGACGTAGTTGGCGTAAATGTTACCACAGTCGGTAATTTTTCAGGAATTGATGAATTTCCGTTCACTTCTATATGTCTGTCGAATGTTTCATTTTCTTTCACTTCCGATGATCCATCTTTACGGTGGTTGTGCTCCAATGTCATTGGTTCATCTATTAATGTATCACCTGAACCTTGTTCTGAACTCCAAAGCCCGTTTTCCAATTCATCCTCAGATTGTTTCTTCTTGCACTCATATCTGACCAGTCAAGTTGCAGACTTGTAACAGAGCCTGTCGAATCATAAACTATTCATTTGTTAATCTGTAAAATTAGATAACACTTCTGCCGGCTATGCTGTATAATCTTCTGAGAATAAGCAAGACGGCCAAAAACCAAGAAGGTCAGATAAGATTCTATTCTATGTACAGAGTCGGTTTCTTCATTCATGTGTAAGAAAAGTTTTGGTAGAATATAACGACTCAGTTACATGTGCTTCACTTGTTCTGTGTTTAATAGTTATTACATTTACATTGTAAATTCTTGAACTGAAGAGTGCTGCAAGATTGATTGATTCTTAATTGTGATTAAAAAGGGATTATGTGTTGTTGGAATTTGCAATAAATTGTAAGCTTTCATTTTATTATTCCTTTTTGAATCTGTTTCTTCGAGTTGGCATCACTTATTTGTCTTGCTAATATTCCAAATGCTGTACTAAAACATTGCATGCCGTCCACCACAGAATGATCGAGGGAATAACTAGgtgattgataaaaaaaaaaaaaaaaaaaaaaaaagggaggACCCCATTCAATATTTTAAACTGGTGATGATtgattaattgttttttttttgttaagacTTAAGCGCATAAATTTCACTAACTTTGATAATGTCTGAATGCTGCTAATTAGTCGTTTCTGCAGATTTCAGTGGCCGACCAATAGGAAACATTCATTTTTTATGAAGCAAATATTTGTGCGTTCCACAGAATCAGAGAATGTCCTAAAAAGTAGAATGATTGATTCCTTTCCTTGTACCCAAATGCCATCACCCTGGATTGTTGCtgagttttaaaatatcttcCCTGTGGGATATTGATCAGGTGTCGTCGTTAGTATGTGCTAAAGTTTTTTCATGTGCAGTATTCGTGTCAAGTTCTAAAAAATCAATAAGACGACTTAAAATCAAAGTTTATTTTGTCGTCACTTTAAATTTAGTTCCATTAATGGTGAGCACAAATTGTCTTCGGAGTCCATTGCATAAAGTGTCATCCTTCAATATGTATTGGAAAGTGAAATCCCACTCAAAGCTGATTTTTTTAGTAGAAGATATGGGAAAACAAACAAGCACTAGGCATCTTGGTTGTGCATTACttgtaaataaaacatataaGATGGAAAAAGTAAACAAAATCATGAACATAATATATAGCTGGTGACTTTATTGATGCGTGGTTATGGATGTAAGCACGAGTGGGAAAGTTTAGGCGTTTATGAATGACAGAGCATGATAGGTTTCCAAGATAAAAGAGTGCAGAATTGTCTTGCTTTATTGCATGTCATTTAAACTCCATACTTCACAAGACAGGAGTAAAATTCACAGCCTTTTCTCAAGTATCAAAAGTAAAAACTGGCACACTTTCTTGAAATCCAGTCATTAAATAAGAAGCATCGCCTATTTTCacacaaaaaagaaaaaaaaatcatcaaaagTAAACACGACCACATTATACAAGGATAGTGAGCAACTGAAATAATTGCTGCTGTATATACACAAAAAAATGACGCAATGAAGAAAAATATGTAGAAATCAATAAGAAACTATAAGTATACTTCTCAGTGAAGTAAAAGTAAAAAATTGAAAGATTGGAGGTAAGACAGAAGAAAGACCAGCAGTGACTCTTTACTTTCTAATTCCTGTCTTACGGTGTGTTTCAAGAGTCTGCCTTCCATTCCTGGGAAGATAATGACCTTGACCAGCTCCATTAACAGTTTTTCTAGATGGTGATGGGCCTGATTTTGGTATCATGGTCCTGAGAGAGTCAAGAAAATGAAAATcatcacaattttttttgttaaaatcagTTCTTAACAGAGAACGGTGGATAAGTATCAAGTATGCAAGAtgtcaataagattttcattaCCTGATTTCTTGATTTATGACTTGTTTTTTATCAGGTTTCTGAACTCTTGAATCAACGCCATTACTGAAGTTACCAAGTTTAGAATGATTGAACTGCCAGAGAAAATCTGGCTCAGATGAGTCACTTGTTGCAGCGTCAACCTCTTCCAAATCATCGGCAGTATTGACAACACACTGGTTTTTGGAAGAGGATAGATCATGTTGTTTCCCAGGGAAATATTTGGAAGAATCTGATATATATTTCTGATACAAGACATCAGACATGTTGGCACTGTTAGCTACCAAACGCCCAATGGTGTCCTCAGCTCCATTATTAGGATCTAGCCTGTTTACCATGAGTTTGTCCACCCACTCGCCAGATCCCAATTCTCTATCATCCTCCCCATTGTTTTGGTGAGAGCTGCAGATTGGAGGCCAGGGAGGGGAATTTCCGAGTAATTCATCTAGGTCCATGCTTTGCCTTTTTTGCCTCGGTGCAGAATTGCCCTGGGCCTGTCCATTCTGCAGAttttgattgttaaaaccagaatAACATAttcttgaaaaaaattattcttcaaaaTGCATTCTCTGAGCGCCAGATGCTCTATTAGCGTTTCACGGAGATTTTTCTGTTAGTACCAACCTTGA from Primulina eburnea isolate SZY01 chromosome 6, ASM2296580v1, whole genome shotgun sequence encodes:
- the LOC140833710 gene encoding probable polygalacturonase isoform X2 produces the protein MKRLVILLLLLVSSYAVEYNGECETAWPLTPRPHSVSVSEFGAVGDGRTLNTLAFQNAIFYLKSFVDKGGAQLYVPEGRWLIGCINLTSHLTLFLEKDAIILGAQDYSQWSVVGPLPSYGGGLEVPGRYRSLITGQNLTDVVITGNNGTIDGQGLVWWEQMKERSSNHSRPHLIEFIGSTNVFISNLTFLNAPASNIHPTYCSYLRVQNITIYSPPDSPYTSGIVPDSSKHICIENCNISMGYDAIALKSGWDEYGIAYGKPTTKVHIREVHLTASSGSGIAFGSEMSGGISNILVEHIHILDSLSGIQLKTARGRGGYIKNIKISDVFMENLKEGIEATGHYDSHPDKNFDPDALPVVSEISVKDVVGVNVTTVGNFSGIDEFPFTSICLSNVSFSFTSDDPSLRWLCSNVIGSSINVSPEPCSELQSPFSNSSSDCFFLHSYLTSQVADL
- the LOC140833710 gene encoding probable polygalacturonase isoform X1, which codes for MKRLAVLLLLLVSSYAVEYNGECETAWPLTPRPHSVSVSEFGAVGDGRTLNTLAFQNAIFYLKSFVDKGGAQLYVPEGRWLIGCINLTSHLTLFLEKDAIILGAQDYSQWSVVGPLPSYGGGLEVPGRYRSLITGQNLTDVVITGNNGTIDGQGLVWWEQMKERSSNHSRPHLIEFIGSTNVFISNLTFLNAPASNIHPTYCSYLRVQNITIYSPPDSPYTSGIVPDSSKHICIENCNISMGYDAIALKSGWDEYGIAYGKPTTKVHIREVHLTASSGSGIAFGSEMSGGISNILVEHIHILDSLSGIQLKTARGRGGYIKNIKISDVFMENLKEGIEATGHYDSHPDKNFDPDALPVVSEISVKDVVGVNVTTVGNFSGIDEFPFTSICLSNVSFSFTSDDPSLRWLCSNVIGSSINVSPEPCSELQSPFSNSSSDCFFLHSYLTSQVADL